From one Chryseobacterium sp. 3008163 genomic stretch:
- a CDS encoding CinA family nicotinamide mononucleotide deamidase-related protein — protein MQNAVLITIGDEILSGNTVDTNSNFIATELKNIGIKVVQIFTISDEIEIIKNTLKSAFELGDLVITTGGLGPTRDDKTKKALAEFFDDEIALDEVTFEHLKGYMERRGRIEILERNREQAFVPTKSTVFQNHYGTAPCVMMEQDGKLSFSLPGVPYEVKPLIKDQIVPYLKDKFNLNYISTRIVSVVGIPESILADQIEEWELALPENLALSYLPVGTRVKLRLTATGTDEDALQIQLEDEIQKLFPIIGDNIIATSEDKIEKILGEILSEKELTISTAESCTGGHLAQMLTSNPGSSKYFIGGLVAYATQKKTDILHVSEGTIERFTVVSREVSREMADGCQVLFKSDISLSTTGVAGPGKGEDGKDVGLVYYTINVNNESETFKLHLPHLDRQDFIYFVSQKIIQDLVGILISK, from the coding sequence TCTTTCAGGAAATACGGTAGATACCAATTCGAATTTTATCGCCACCGAGCTCAAAAATATCGGAATCAAAGTGGTACAGATTTTTACCATTTCAGATGAGATAGAAATTATTAAAAATACCCTGAAATCTGCTTTTGAATTGGGAGATTTAGTGATTACAACCGGAGGTTTGGGGCCAACGAGAGATGATAAAACCAAAAAAGCTTTAGCTGAATTTTTTGATGATGAAATTGCTTTGGATGAGGTTACTTTTGAACATTTGAAAGGATACATGGAAAGGCGCGGTCGTATCGAAATTCTTGAAAGAAACCGTGAACAGGCTTTTGTTCCTACAAAATCAACCGTTTTTCAAAATCATTACGGTACAGCACCTTGTGTGATGATGGAACAGGACGGAAAACTATCTTTCAGTCTGCCGGGCGTTCCTTACGAAGTAAAGCCTTTGATTAAAGACCAAATTGTTCCATATTTAAAAGATAAATTTAATCTGAATTATATTTCCACAAGAATTGTTTCTGTCGTAGGAATTCCGGAAAGTATTTTAGCAGACCAAATTGAAGAATGGGAATTGGCGTTGCCGGAAAACCTTGCCTTGTCTTATCTTCCTGTCGGAACCAGAGTAAAACTAAGGCTGACGGCAACCGGAACTGATGAAGATGCATTACAAATTCAGTTGGAAGACGAAATTCAAAAGCTATTTCCGATTATTGGAGACAATATTATTGCAACTTCGGAAGATAAAATTGAAAAGATTTTAGGGGAGATTTTAAGCGAGAAAGAATTAACAATTTCAACAGCAGAAAGTTGTACAGGCGGACATTTGGCACAAATGCTTACTTCAAATCCCGGAAGTTCTAAATACTTTATTGGTGGATTAGTTGCATATGCAACACAAAAAAAGACAGATATTCTTCATGTTTCTGAAGGTACTATCGAAAGATTTACGGTGGTAAGCAGAGAGGTTTCCCGTGAAATGGCGGATGGCTGTCAGGTTTTATTTAAATCTGATATTTCTCTTTCTACAACAGGAGTTGCCGGTCCGGGAAAAGGAGAGGATGGTAAAGATGTAGGCTTGGTGTATTACACGATAAATGTCAACAACGAATCTGAAACTTTCAAACTTCATCTTCCGCATTTAGACAGGCAGGATTTTATTTATTTTGTCTCGCAGAAAATTATTCAGGATTTGGTAGGGATTTTAATTTCAAAATAG